The Oncorhynchus kisutch isolate 150728-3 unplaced genomic scaffold, Okis_V2 scaffold2155, whole genome shotgun sequence DNA window gtgtgtgtgtgtgtgtacctgtgtgtgtgtgtgtacctgtgtgtgtgtgtgtacctgtgtgtgtgtgtgtacctgtgtgtgtgtgtgtgtacctgtgtgtgtgtgtgtgtgtgtgtacctgtgtgtgtgtgtacctgtgagaGGCTGCAGCACCACCTTGGTAACAGGGTCTCCATCATAATCTCCGTACTCCAACACGGTGAGCTGAGACCGACAGGGCTTGGGGTTCTCACAACCTGCAGAGAGACTCTCAATGAGACCGACAGGGCTTGGGGTTCTCACAACCTGCAGAGAGACTGGCAATGAGACTGACCTGGCTTGGGGTTCTCACAACCTGCAGAGAGACTCTCAATGAGACTGACAGGGCTTGGGGTTCTCACAACCTGCAGAGAGACTCTCAATGAGACTGACAGGGCTTGGGGTTCTCACAACCTGCAGAGAGACTCTCAATGAGACTGACAGGGCTTGGGGTTCTCACAACCTGCAGAGAGACCGGCAATGAGACTGACAAGGCTTGGGGTTCTCACAACCTGCAGAGAGACTCTCAATGAGACTGACAGGGCTTGGGGTTCTCACAACCTGCAGAGAGACTCTCAATGAGACTGACAGGGCTTGGGGTTCTCACAACCTGCAGAGAGACTGGCAATGAGACTGACAGGGCTTGGGGTTCTCACAACCTGCAGAGAGACTGGCAATGAGACCGACAGGGCTTGGGGTTCTCACAACCTGCAGAGAGACTCTTAATGAGACTGACAGGGCTTGGGGTTCTCACAACCTGCAGAGAGACTCTTAATGAGACCGACAGGGCTTGGGGTTCTCACAACCTGCAGAGAGACTCTCATTGAGACCGACAGGGCTTGGGGTTCTCACAACCTGCAATGAGACTGACAGATCTACAACTAACATTTCCATGTGATTTTGGTCAGTAACCTGAAGAGAGACTTGCTGTCAGTGAGAGTGACAGATCTAGAactaacatttctatgtgaatttggtctgtAAAGAGAGACTTGCTGTCAGTGAGAGTGACAGATCTAGAactaacatttctatgtgaatttggtcggtaaCCTGAAGAGAGACTTGCTGTCAATGAGAGTGACAGATCTAGAACTAACATTTCTATGTGATTTTGGTCAGTAACCTGAAGAGAGACTTGCTGTCAATGAGAGTGACAGATCTAGAactaacatttctatgtgaatttggtcggtaaCCTGAAGAGAGACTTGCTGTCAATGAGAGTGACAGATCTAGAACTAACatatctatgtgaatttggtcggtaaCGAGAGACTTGCTGTCAGTGAGAGTGACAGATCAGGAAACTAACATTTCTATGTGATTTTGGTCAGTAACCTGAAGAGAGACTTGCTGTCAATGAGAGTGACAGATCTAGAactaacatttctatgtgaatttggtcggtaaCCTGAAGAGAGACTTGCTGTCAATGAGAGTGACAGATCTAGAactaacatttctatgtgaatttggtcggtaaAGAGAGACTTGCTGTCAGTGAGAGTGACAGATCTAGAactaacatttctatgtgaatttggtcggtaaCCTGCAGAGAGACTTGCTGTCAGTGAGAGTGACAGATCTAGAACTAACATTTCTACGTGAATTTGGTCAGTAACCTGCAGAGAGACTTGCTGTCAGTGAGAGTGACAGATCTAGAACTAACATTTCTACGTGAATTTGGTCAGTAACCTGCAGAGAGACTTGCTGTCAGTGAGAGTGACAGATCTAGAACTAACATTTCTACGTGAATTTGGTCAGTAACCTGCAGAGAGACTTGCTGTCAGTGAGAGTGACAGATCTAGAACTAACATTTCTACGTGAATTTGGTCGGTAACCTGCAGAGAGACTTGCTGTCAGTGAGAGTGACAGATCTAGAACTAACATTTCTACGTGAATTTGGTCAGTAACCTGCAGAGAGACTTGCTGTCAGTGAGAGTGACAGATCTAGAACTAACATTTCTACGTGAATTTGGTCGGTAACCTGAAGAGAGACTTGCTGTCAATGAGAGTGACAGATCTAGAACTAACATTTCTACGTGAATTTGGTCGGTAACCCAAAAGGTTACATACTGCAGCTTTAAAGAGAGTAACTTTCATGAAGAAAACGAATCCGTGGAAAACCAGACGTTTAAGTCTGACCTCACCTCTGTGAGCTAACCTCACCTCTGTGAGCTAACCTCACCTCTGTGAGCTAACCTCACCTCTGTGAGCTAACCTCACCTCTGTGAGCTAACCGTACCACTGTGAGCTAACCGTACCTCTGTGAGCTAACCGTACCTCTGTGCGCTAACCTCACCTCTGTGAGCTAACCGTACCTCTGTGAGCTAACCGTACCTCTGTGAGCTAACCTCACCTCTGTGAGCTAACCGTACCTCTGTGAGCTAACCTCACCTCTGTGAGCTTGCCTTACCACTACCACTGTGAGCTAACCGTACCTCTGTGAGCTAACCTCACCTCTGTGAGCTAGCCTTACCACTACCACGGTGAGCTAACCGTACCTCTGTGAGCTAACCTCACCTCTGTGAGCTAGCCTTACCACTACCACTGTGAGCTAACCGTACCTCTGTGAGCTAGCCTTACCACTACCACTGTGAGCTAACCGTACCTCTGTGAGCTAACCTTTCCTCTGTGAGCTAACCTTACCTCTACCACTGTGAGCTAACCGTACCTCTGTgagccatgtcattacctggtactccctgtatatagccatgttattacctgatactccctgtatatagccatgttattacctgatactcctggtacttcctgtatatagccatgttattacctggtacttcctgtatatagtcatgttattacctgatactccctggtacttcctgtatatagccatgttattacctggtactccctgtatatagccatgttattacctgatactccctggtacttcctgtatatagccatgttattacctggtactccctgtatatagccatgttattacctggtactccctgtatatagccatgttattacctggtactccctgtatatagccatgttattacctggtacttcctgtatatagccatgttattacctggtacttcctgtatatagccatgttattacctggtactccctgtatatagccatgttattacctgatacttcctgtatatagccatgttattacctggtacttcctgtatatagccatgttattacctggtacttcctgtatatagccatgtcattacctggtacctgactgtgagagagagagagagagagagagagagagagagagagagagagagagagagagagagagactcacacacacacacacacacacacacacacacacacacacacacacacacacacacacacagagacacagacacacacacacagacacacacagacacacacagacacacacacacacacacacacacacacacacacacacacacacacacacacacacacacacacacacacacacagacacacacacacactgacacacacacagacacacacacacactgacacacacagacacacacacacacacacacagacacacacccacccacccacccacccacacacacacactgacactgcaGCAGGTTCTTACCGTCTGTTCCTTGGATACACATCATGTGTGTTCTTCCTCTGTGGTGTTTTCACCGATGGGGAAGTCTATagtcatcttctcctcctctacccagctTCTCACCTGGAGGAAACACATCTATAGTCAtctactcctcctctacccagCTTCTCACCTGGAGGAAACACATCTATAGTCATCTTGTCCTCCTCTACCCAGCTTCTCACCTGGAGGAAACACATCTAtagtcctctactcctcctctacccagCTTCTCACCTGGAGGAAACACATCTATAGTCAtctactcctcctctacccagCTTCTCACCTGGAGGAAACACATCTATAGTCAtctactcctcctctacccagCTTCTCACCTGGAGGAAACACATCTATagtcatcttctcctcctctacccagctTCTCACCTGGAGGAAACACATCTATagtcatcttctcctcctctacccagctTCTCACCTGGAGGAAACACATCTATagtcatcttctcctcctctacccagctTCTCACCTGGAGGAAACACATCTATagtcatcttctcctcctctacccagctTCTCACCTGGAGGAAACACATCTATagtcatcttctcctcctctacccagctTCTCACCTGGAGGAAACACATCTATagtcatcttctcctcctctacccagctTCTCACCTGGAGGAAACACATCACATCTACAGTCAtctactcctcctctactcctcctctacccagCTTCTCACCTGGAGGAAACACATCACATCTATagtcatcttctcctcctctacccagctTCTCACCTGGAGGAAACACATCACATCTATggtcatcttctcctcctctacccagctTCTCACCTGGAGGAAACACATCTATAGTCAtctactcctcctctacccaATTTCTCACCTGGAGGAAACACATATTAAATGATGAGCTACAAATGTTCTcatgctgagtgtgtgtgtgtgtgtgtgtgtgtgtgtgtgtggtggtgggtgtgtgtggtgtggtggtgtgtgtgtgtgcgtgcgtgcgtaccaGTGCTAGGTAAACCTTGGTAGCTCTGCGGTCTTTAAAAACAGTGGTAGACCCGGCCAGCAGCAGCCTTGTTCAGAGCCACACACAGAACCCCACTGGTGGAGTAGTCCAGTTGGTGACagaacctgacagagagagagagacagagagagacagagagagacagagagagagagagagagagagagagagacagagagagacagagagagagagacagagacagagagagagagagagagagagagagagagagagagagacagacagagggagagagagacagagagagagagagagagagagagagagagagagagagacagagagagagagagagagacagagacagagagagagagagagagagagagagagagagagagagagagagagagagacagagagagagagagacagagagagagattgaacagagagagagagacagagagacagagggagagatagagagagacagagagagagagagagagagagagtgagagagagagagagagagacagagagagacagagagagagagagagagagagagagagagagagagagagagagagagagagagagtgagagagagacagagagagacagagagagagattgaacagagagagagattgcacAGAGTgagagattacacagatccacaaagaattcgaaaacaaatccaattttgataaactcccatatctactgggggaaaGTCCACAGCGTTCCATCACAGCagtaagatttgtgacctgttgccacgagaaaagggcaaccagtgaagaacaaacaccattgtaaatacaaacccatatttatgcttatttaatttatcttgtgtcctttaaccatttgtacattgttaaaacactgtatatatatataatatgacatttgtaatgtttttattgttttgaaacttctgtatgtgtaatttactgttcatttttattgtttatttcactttatatattatctacctcacttgctttggcaatgttaacacatgtttcccatgacaataaagccccttgaattgagagagagagatagagagagagagagagagagagagagagacagagagagagagagagagagagacgacagagagatagagagagagagacagagagagagagagagagagagagagagaaagagagagagagagagagagagacagacagacagacagacagacagacagacagacagacagacagacagacagacagacagacagacagacagacagacagacagacagacagacagacagacagacagacagggagagagagagacagacagagagagagatagagagacagagaccgagagagagagacagagagagagagagagagagagggagagagagacagagaaagagagcggggagagaggtggagagagagagagagctcagccCCAGCTATCTCTAGACCGTGTGTTTCTCTTACCTGAATCCATAGTACGTCCCGGGGTCGGCCAGCTCAGGGAAGCGGAGTCCCAACTGTTTCTGGACAGTGTGTTTCTCTTACCTGAATCCATAGTACGTCCCGGGGTCGGCCAGCTCAGCCCCAGCTATCTCTAGACCGTGTGTTTCTCTTACCTGAATCCATAGTACGTCCCGGGGTCGGCCAGCTCAGGGAAGCGGAGTCCCAACTGTTTCTGGACAGTGTGTTTCTCGTACCACATCTTGCTGTCGATGCGGATGTCCCAGTGCTTATCCACTATGATGTAGTCACAGCTCTGATACAGAACCTTCAGACTGTCAACACTGGCGGGTTCCACACCTCTGGACGGTTCCACACCCCTGGTCGTTTCCATACCCCTGGTCGTTTCCATACCCCTGGTCGTTTCCATACCCCTGGTCGTTTCCACACCACTGGCCAGTTCCACACTGCCAGGTTCCATACCGCTGCCTGGTTGCACACTGGTCGGTTCCCTCAGACTGTCCACACTGCCAAGTTCCATACTGCCAGGTTCCACACCGGCAGGATCCATACTGCTAGGTTCCATCCTGCCAGGTTCCACACCGGCAGGATCCATACTGCCAGGTTCCATACTGCCAGTTTCCACACCGGCAGGATCCATACTCACCACAGCTCAGCCTGACCTGCTGAAACACGAGACAACACGAGGGACTGATGATGTGCTTCCTCAACAGTCAGAATTAAAActaaagaaatctgtcattcCTTTTGACGTTTATTGCCAAAGAGAGATTAGTCGCGCAATTTTACATcttaagatgtttggtgcagtatttgttattttatttattatttgcaTGAAAACGGGTCCTTTCTCGTTGAACGacagactttattgaagaatcttTACTGTTgaccatctcaaggccatcagactgttaaacagccatcactaacattgagtggctgctgccaacacactgactcaactctctgtctcaaggccatcagactgttaaacagccaccactaacattgagtggctgctgccaacacactgactcaactctctgtctccaagccatcagactgttaaacagccaccactaacattgagtggctgctgccaacacactgactcaactctctgtctcaaggccatcagactgttaaacagccaccactaacattgagtggctgctgccaacacactgactcaactctctgtctccaagccatcagactgttaaacagccaccactaacattgagtggctgctgccaacacactgactcaactctctgtctccaaggccatcagactgttaaacagccatcactaacattgagtggctgctgccaacacactgactcaactctctgtctcaaggccatcagactgttaaacagccaccactaacattgagtggctgctgccaacacactgactcaactctctgtctcaaggccatcagactgttaaacagccaccactaacattgagtggctgctgccaacacactgactcaactctctgtctcaaggccatcagactgttaaacagccaccactaacattgagtggctgctgccaacacactgactcaactctctgtctcaaggccatcagactgttaaacagccaccactaacattgagtggctgctgccaacacactgactcaactctctgtctcaaggccatcagactgttaaacagccatcactaacattgagtggctgctgccaacacactgactcaactctctgtctccaagccatcagactgttaaacagccaccactaacattgagtggctgctgccaacacactgactcaactctctatctcaaggccatcagactgttaaacagccaccactaacacagagaggctgctgccaacacactgactcaactctctgtctcaaggccatcagactgttaaacagccatcactaacattgagtggctgctgccaacacactgactcaactctctgtctccaagccatcagactgttaaacagccaccactaacattgagtggctgctgccaacacactgactcaactctctgtctcaaggccatcagactgttaaacagccatcactaacattgagtggctgctgccaacacactgactcaactctctgtctccaaggccatcagactgttaaacagccaccactaacattgagtggctgctgccaacacactgactcaactctctgtctccaaggccatcagactgttaaacagccatcactaacattgagtggctgctgccaacacactgactcaactctctgtctcaaggccatcagactgttaaacagccaccactaacattgagtggctgctgccaacacactgactcaactctctgtctcaaggccatcagactgttaaacagccaccactaacattgagtggctgctgccaacacactgactcaactctctgtctcaaggccatcagactgttaaacagccaccactaacattgagtggctgctgccaacacactgactcaactctctgtctcaaggccatcagactgttaaacagccaccactaacattgagtggctgctgccaacacactgactcaactctctgtctcaaggccatcagactgttaaacagccatcactaacattgagtggctgctgccaacacactgactcaactctctgtctccaagccatcagactgttaaacagccaccactaacattgagtggctgctgccaacacactgactcaactctctatctcaaggccatcagactgttaaacagccaccactaacattgagtggctgctgccaacacactgactcaactctctatctcaaggccatcagactgttaaacagccaccactaacattgagtggctgctgccaacacactgactcaactctctgtctccaagccatcagactgttaaacagccaccactaacattgagtggctgctgccaacacacaactctctgtctccaagccatcagactgttaaacagccaccactaacattgagtggctgctgccaacacactgactcaactctctgtctcaaggccatcagactgtttaacagccaccactaacattgagtggctgctgccaacacactgactcaactctctgtctccaagccatcagactgttaaacagccaccactaacattgagtggctgctgccaacacactgactcaactctctgtctcaaggccatcagactgttaaacagccatcactaacattgagtggctgctgccaacacactgactcaactctctgtctcaaggccatcagactgttaaacagccatcactaacattgagtggctgctgccaacacactgactcaactctctatctcaaggccatcagactgttaaacagccatcactaacattgagtggctgctgccaacacactgactcaactctctgtctcaaggccatcagactgttaaacagccaccactaacattgagtggctgctgccaacacactgactcaactctatatctcaaggccatcagactgttaaacagccaccactaacattgagtggctgctgccaacacactgactcaactccaaccactttaataatgggcattgatgggaaatgatgtaaatatatcactagccactttaaacaatgctacctaatataatgtttacataccctacattattcatctcatatgtatacgtatatactgtactctatatcatcgactgcatccttatgtaatacatgtatcactagccactttaactatgccactttgtttacatactcatctcatatgtatatactgtactcgatatcatctactgtatcttgcctaagctgctctgtaccatcactcattcatatatccttatgtacatattctttatccccttacactgtgtataagacagtcgtttttggaattgttagttagatgacttgttggttattactgcattgtcggaactagaagcacaagcatttcgctacactcgcattaacatctgctaaccatgtgaccattaacatctgctaa harbors:
- the LOC109887855 gene encoding LOW QUALITY PROTEIN: RNA pseudouridylate synthase domain-containing protein 1 (The sequence of the model RefSeq protein was modified relative to this genomic sequence to represent the inferred CDS: inserted 1 base in 1 codon; deleted 1 base in 1 codon), whose protein sequence is MDPAGVETGSMEPGSMDPAGVEPGRMEPSSMDPAGVEPGSMELGSVDSLREPTSVQPGSGMEPGSVELASGVETTRGMETTRGMETTRGMETTRGVEPSRGVEPASVDSLKVLYQSCDYIIVDKHWDIRIDSKMWYEKHTVQKQLGLRFPELADPGTYYGFRFCHQLDYSTSGVLCVALNKAAAGRVYHCFKDRRATKVYLALVRSWVEEEKMTIDFPIGENTTXGRTHMMCIQGTDGCENPKPCRSQLTVLEYGDYDGDPVTKVVLQPLTGRTHQLRVHCEAVGHPIVGDHTYSLGEDSAPYRMMLHAHLLHLPLEPLPLQAAAPDPFTTPTDPRWRPQRCLRTVEGVVETLLEHRAAEERTEREEKRRQQEERRRQQEERRKRWRGREESEEQRRMCQQWLSEWTDV